ATACTAAAAGTAAAAGTAACATCTTCCTTTCCGTTGTAAACCAAGTCAAAATTATTTTCTTCTGGTGGAATGGCGTAAACAATTTTATAGATACCTGGATTGGCATTAGCATCTAGAGCTAATGTAAAATTACCTAGGCTATCTAATTTTGCACGTTCTACATAATTAGCACCATCAGGTGTGGCTTCGTATAAAAAGGCATAGGTGTAATCTTCAGTAGGAGAAAATGTGCCACTAATATTGTGTTGTGCAATCAATAATGTTGGTAGTAATAGAAACAGAAAGACTATCTTTTTCATGGAATTTTTTTTATAATATAACTTTGCAAGACGCAACTATCACGCCAATTTAAAACATTTATTTTTTCTTAGACCTAATACTTTCAATAATTACAGTTGCTAATATTAGACTACCTCCGAAAAAAGTATTCAATGTAGGTATTTCATTTAAGAATAAAAAAGCAATAATTATTCCAAATATTGGTTGTAAACTACCAATAATACTAGCCGTACTAGCCTTAAAATATTTAAGACTATTTACAAACATGGTGTGCCCAATTGCGGTTGTTAATAAGGCAAGAATAATGACATACGGATATTGCGTTTTTATATTTACGGTGCTTTCAAAAAACAATATGGGTACCAATAGTATAGCTATTATTGCTACTTGATAAAACATCAGCATTGTACTATTATACTTTTTCACTTCGCCCTTAAGAATAAGAATACGTAAGGCATAACAAAACGCAGATAACACACCGAATAACACACCTTGTAGTTGGCTGCTTTCTAGATTAAATTCTGGTGCTAAAATATATATTCCTGTAAGCACCATTAACCCCAGAACAATATGAATTGGGTCTAGTTTTGACTTTGAAAATAATGGTTCTAAAAGCGCAATGATTACTGGAAAGGTAAATATTGAGAGCATACCAATAGCTACGTTAGATAATTTTAAGGAAATAAAATAGGTAATCCAATGTGCGCCCATTAGAACGGCGCCAATAAAAAAAGTACGTCTATCTTTTCCGTTAAGGATTTTTAGACTAATGCCCTTGTAAACACAAAATACAAGCAAAAATATAGCTGCTAAAGCTGAACGCCACCAAATGACTACAGGCGTTGGCATATCTATAAATTTACCTAAACTGCCTGATGTACTAATAAACAGTGTCGCAACTGTTAGCCAGAACAAATGTTTAAGGTGTTTGTTTTGCTTCATATTATATTTTAAAGATAAATCGTATCATTTCTACAAAAAGAGGAATGACTGACAAGAAATCTCAATAGCATGAGATTCCTCCTCATTCTTCGTTCGGAATGACAAAAGTATTATTAATTAATTTCGGAAAGTAAATTCAATGCCTGTTGGGTAGATTTCACATTTTGAAACGAAATTAATAGGCGTAATCCTTTACGAGTCTGCTTTTCTTTCATTATACATTTTGTTGCATTAGCTTGAACATATTGTAATACTCTCGAGAAATTATCACTTTGATAAAATTGACTCTGCTGGTCTTGGATAAAATAACCAATCAGTCTACCTTGTTTCATGATTAATTTTTCTACACCAATTTCAGTAGCAATCCATTTTAATCTCACACTGTCAAATAAATCCGAAACTTGAGCTGGTAATTCTCCAAAACGATCAATAATTTCTGATTCAAATTTTTGTAAATCTTCTTCTGTTTTTATCTCGTTAAGCTTAGTATATAGATTTAAACGCTCTGTAATATTATTTACATAATCGTCAGGAAAAAGCAATTCAAAATCTGTATCAATTGTAACGTCTTTGACAAATTTCTTTGGTTTACCATCATCTTTATATAAATCTGCAAACTCAGATTCTTTAAGTTCTTCAATGGCTTCATTTAAGATTTTTTGATAGGTATCAAAACCAATATCGTTGATAAATCCGCTTTGCTCACCACCCAATAAATCGCCAGCACCTCTAATTTCTAAATCCTTCATAGCGATATTAAATCCGCTACCTAACTCTGTAAATTGTTCTAAAGCTGTGATACGTTTTCTGGCATCAGAAGTCATAGCAGAATATTCTGGTGTTATAAAATAACATAATGCTTTTTTGTTACTTCGACCAACACGACCACGCATTTGGTGTAAGTCGCTTAATCCAAAATTATTGGCGTTATTTATAAAAATGGTATTTGCATTAGGTACGTCTAATCCACTTTCTACGATGGTTGTACTGACCAATACATCGAAATCTCCATTCATAAAAGCCAGCATTAACTCTTCTAGCTTTTTGCCATCTAATTGTCCGTGACCTATACCGATTTTGGCGTCTGGTACTAATCGCTGAATCATTCCAGCGACTTCTTTAATATTCTCTATTCGATTATGAATAAAAAACACTTGTCCACCACGTTGAATTTCGTAACTCACAGCATCTCTAATCGTTTCTTCACTGAAGCGAATCACATGACTCTCAATCGGATAACGGTTTGGTGGCGGTGTTGTAATCACCGATAAATCTCTAGCAGCCATTAAACTAAATTGAAGCGTACGAGGAATTGGGGTCGCTGTCAATGTCAATACATCGACATTTTCTTTAATGGTCTTTAGCTTTTCTTTTACTGCTACTCCAAATTTTTGTTCTTCATCAACAATTAATAATCCTAAGTCTTTAAATTTTACATTTTTGTTAGCGAGTTGATGTGTGCCTATAATAATATCTACACTTCCTTTTTCAAGACCTTCTAATGTTTCGCGTTTTTGTTTGGCAGTTCTAAAACGGTTAACGTAATCTACTGTAACAGGAAAATCTTTTAAACGTTCTTTAAATGTTCTCGAATGTTGATAAGCCAAAATCGTTGTAGGTACTAAAACAGCGACTTGTTTTCCGTTATCTACAGCTTTAAAAGCTGCTCTGATAGCAACCTCTGTTTTACCAAAACCTACATCACCACAAATTAGTCTGTCCATTGGGCGTTCACTTTCCATATCTGCTTTAATATCTTCTGTAGAGCTGACTTGGTCTGGTGTGTCTTCATAAATAAAAGAAGCTTCTAGCTCGTGCTGCATGTTACTGTCCGGAGCATACTGAAATCCCTTTTTTAATTTACGTTTAGCATATAATTTTATGAGATTGAAGGCAATCTCTTTAACACGTGATTTGGTTTTTTGCTTAAGTGTTTTCCAAGCTTTACTACCTAACTTGTATACTTTTGGCGGTTTACCATCTTTACCATTAAACTTAGTGATTTTGTGGAGCGAGTGGATGCTTAAATACAAAACATCACGCTCTCCATAAACTAGCTTTATAGCTTCTTGTTTTTTGCCTTCGACATCAATTTTTTTAAGCCCACCAAACTTACCAATACCATGGTCTATGTGTGTGACATAATCGCCAATTTCGAGATTAGTCAACTCTTTCAAAGTAATGGCTTGCTTTTTGGCGTAGCCATTTTTAAGATGAAATTTGTGATAACGGTCAAAAATCTGATGGTCTGTATACACCGCAATTTTTTGTTCAGTATCTATAAAACCTTGATATAGTGAAAGTACAACGGTTTTGTAATGCACTTCTTTTTCGGCATCATCAAAAATATCATGAAAACGTTTGGCTTGTTGCTCACTTACACAAGCAATGTAGTTTGTTATACCATCTTCATGATTGTTATTTAAATCGTCAATTAGAAGATTAAATTGCTTGTTGAATGATGGTTGAGGTTTTGTGTTAAAAGTAATTATCTCATCTCTGTCTAAGGTTGAAGCTCCAAATTCAACTGTTGTATATTCCAAAAACTGACGCTTCAATAATTCCGAATTACAGAATAATTCATCCGGAGAAGCATGTTTGATATCTTCAGAAAGTGCTGCAAAAGCTTCAACGGCTTTTTCATAAAAAGTATCAATTCTTGAAAATAATAAAGATGAGTTTTTAGAAAAAACAACCGTTTTGGATGAGATATATTTTAAGAAGCTTTCGCGTTTTTCTTCAATAAATTTATTTGCAACGTTTGGGATGATGCTCACCTTTTTGATGCGTTCAGTAGATAATTGGGTTTCGACATCAAAGGTTCTAATACTATCTACTTCATCTCCGAAAAATTCAATTCTGTAAGGTTCGTCGTGTGAAAATGAAAAGACATCTACAATACCACCACGAACAGAAAAATCACCAGGTTCTGTTACAAAATCAACACGTTTAAACTTATATTCGAACAGTACCTCATTAACAAAATCAATACTTAAATCGTTCCCAACTGCGACCTTTAAAGTGTTTTTTTCAAGCTCCTTTTTAGTAACTACTTTTTCAAATAATGCATCTGGATATGTGACAATTATTGCTGGTTTTTTTCTGGAATTTATTCGATTTAAAACCTCGGCTCGTAATAGTACATTAGCGTTATTAGTTTCTTCAATCTGGTAAGGTCTACGATAACTTCCAGGATAAAAAAGTACGTCCTTATCGTTAATGAGTTGCTCTAAATCGTTAAGATAATATGCAGCTTCTTCTTTATCATCAAAAACTAATAAAAAAGGTTTATCAGTAGTTTTAAAAACTTCAGAAATTACTATCGATAACGATGAGCCAACTAAGCCTTTTAAGTGCGTGTTTCCTTCAGATTTGGCAATAGCTATTTGCAGATTTTGTGTTTGCAAAGTCTGTATATAGGTTTGGGTAATTGTGGTTTTACTCAATGGCCTTATTTTAAGATTGCAAATATAAAATATTTTGATGCTTTATATATCAGAAATCTTTTATTAGAATTATATTTGTGGCGACTAAAAAAAACAATAATATATATGTCATTTTCAGATTTATTCGAAAGCGGATTTCAAAAGCGTAATCAAGACCATTTTGCAGCAATTGTTAGAGTAGCAATGAGTGATGGTATTATTAATGATGCTGAAAAAGAATTCTTGGACCGCTTA
This DNA window, taken from Winogradskyella sp. PC-19, encodes the following:
- a CDS encoding DMT family transporter codes for the protein MKQNKHLKHLFWLTVATLFISTSGSLGKFIDMPTPVVIWWRSALAAIFLLVFCVYKGISLKILNGKDRRTFFIGAVLMGAHWITYFISLKLSNVAIGMLSIFTFPVIIALLEPLFSKSKLDPIHIVLGLMVLTGIYILAPEFNLESSQLQGVLFGVLSAFCYALRILILKGEVKKYNSTMLMFYQVAIIAILLVPILFFESTVNIKTQYPYVIILALLTTAIGHTMFVNSLKYFKASTASIIGSLQPIFGIIIAFLFLNEIPTLNTFFGGSLILATVIIESIRSKKK
- the mfd gene encoding transcription-repair coupling factor, encoding MSKTTITQTYIQTLQTQNLQIAIAKSEGNTHLKGLVGSSLSIVISEVFKTTDKPFLLVFDDKEEAAYYLNDLEQLINDKDVLFYPGSYRRPYQIEETNNANVLLRAEVLNRINSRKKPAIIVTYPDALFEKVVTKKELEKNTLKVAVGNDLSIDFVNEVLFEYKFKRVDFVTEPGDFSVRGGIVDVFSFSHDEPYRIEFFGDEVDSIRTFDVETQLSTERIKKVSIIPNVANKFIEEKRESFLKYISSKTVVFSKNSSLLFSRIDTFYEKAVEAFAALSEDIKHASPDELFCNSELLKRQFLEYTTVEFGASTLDRDEIITFNTKPQPSFNKQFNLLIDDLNNNHEDGITNYIACVSEQQAKRFHDIFDDAEKEVHYKTVVLSLYQGFIDTEQKIAVYTDHQIFDRYHKFHLKNGYAKKQAITLKELTNLEIGDYVTHIDHGIGKFGGLKKIDVEGKKQEAIKLVYGERDVLYLSIHSLHKITKFNGKDGKPPKVYKLGSKAWKTLKQKTKSRVKEIAFNLIKLYAKRKLKKGFQYAPDSNMQHELEASFIYEDTPDQVSSTEDIKADMESERPMDRLICGDVGFGKTEVAIRAAFKAVDNGKQVAVLVPTTILAYQHSRTFKERLKDFPVTVDYVNRFRTAKQKRETLEGLEKGSVDIIIGTHQLANKNVKFKDLGLLIVDEEQKFGVAVKEKLKTIKENVDVLTLTATPIPRTLQFSLMAARDLSVITTPPPNRYPIESHVIRFSEETIRDAVSYEIQRGGQVFFIHNRIENIKEVAGMIQRLVPDAKIGIGHGQLDGKKLEELMLAFMNGDFDVLVSTTIVESGLDVPNANTIFINNANNFGLSDLHQMRGRVGRSNKKALCYFITPEYSAMTSDARKRITALEQFTELGSGFNIAMKDLEIRGAGDLLGGEQSGFINDIGFDTYQKILNEAIEELKESEFADLYKDDGKPKKFVKDVTIDTDFELLFPDDYVNNITERLNLYTKLNEIKTEEDLQKFESEIIDRFGELPAQVSDLFDSVRLKWIATEIGVEKLIMKQGRLIGYFIQDQQSQFYQSDNFSRVLQYVQANATKCIMKEKQTRKGLRLLISFQNVKSTQQALNLLSEIN